The DNA window CGCGGGCCTCGTTTTCCGCCGCAAAGGACAGGATCACCGCCTCGCAGAGTTCCGCGAACATATACTCGGCGGAAAGCTTCGACAGGAGGGCGTCGGCGGCAAGCGTCGTCAGGGGAGGGTTCTCCTGCCGCACGGGCGGAAAGCGGCTGTAGTCGAAGGGCACAAGACGCCGTTTGACGATATCGGACGCACCGGAATGGCTGGGCATCGCATAGACGACGCTCACGCTTTCCAGATGGCCGAGGCCGAAACGGCGCAGGAGTTCGCCCATGATCCTGTTGGCGAGCGCCGCGGCCTGATCGACGCGGGCGATCATCGGCGCCTGCCAGTCCGGCCGCACGTCCCGTTCGGCCGCCGCCATCAGGCCACGGTCGCCGATCAGCAGCAGCGCGGTGTCGTGCCTGTGGGCGAAGTCGAGGAGCGTCAGCGCTTGCTCGAGAACCCGTTCGCTGAAGCTGCCGGCAAATCCCTGTTCGGCGGTGAAGGCGATCACGGCATGGCGTCCGCCCGGCCGCCCGTCCTCGTGCGGCGACAGCGGACGGGCGTCGGGCAGCGCATCCGCCTCGCCAAGGGCCAGCGCATGCGCGATGCCGTGGCCGACCATGGCCGAGTAGGCGCGAATGCCGTCGAGCTGCTGGCGCGCTTCGTGGCTGCGCACGGCGGCGATACCGCGCATGGCCGTGATGATGGCCGAGAGCTGGTGCGTCGTCGCGATCCGCCGCTCGACGCCGGCAAGCCGGTCGCTCATGGCGTCCCGCCTTCGGATGGCGCCGTCCCGGTGAGCCGGGCGCAAAGCTCCCGAACCGCCGCAAGGAAGGCGGCACGGCATTCGTCATCGAGCAGACCGGAGGTCGTCACCCGGCTGACTGCTTCGCCCGCATGCGCGTCAAGGAAGCTCGGCAGCGAGCGCCGCAGGGCGTTGATCGCGGCAATCGGCAACGGGTCCAGAAGACCCTCGCCGAGACCGGCGAGCAGGGCTACCTGGTCGACGAGGCGCAGGCTGGCAAAGCGCGGCTGGGTCAGGAGGGCCCGGATCCGCTGGCCGCGCGCGATCTGCGCCTTGACGCGCGTGTCGGACAGGCCGCCGAAGCGGGTGAACATCTCCAGCTCCAGAAACTGGGAATAGTCGAGCCGTACGCGGCCGGACACATCGCGCAGCGCCTTTTTCTGGGCCTTGCCGCCGACACGGCTGACGGATAGGCCGACGTCCACCGCCGGTCTCTGGTTGGCGGCGAAGAGATCGGCCGAGAGCACGATCTGCCCGTCGGTGATGGAGATGAGATTGGTCGGGATATAGGCGGACAGGTTTGCGGCGTCGGTCTCGGCAATTGGCAGGGCGGTCAGCGATCCGCCGCCGCGCTCCGGCGAGAGCCTGGCCGCGCGCTCCAGCAGCCGCGCATGAAGATAGAAGATGTCGCCGGGATAAGCCTCGCGGCCCGGCGGCTCATTGGTGAGCAGCGCCAGCTCCCGGTGCGTTGCCGCGTGCTTGCTCAGATCGTCGACGATGATGAGCGCGTCCTGGCCCCGGTCGCGGAAATATTCGGCCATGGTGAAACCGGCGAAAGGCGCCATCCATTGCAGGCCCGGAGCGCTGGCCGCCTGCGCCACCACGAAGATGCAGCGTTCGGGCGCGCCATGCGCCTGAACGGCTTCGATCACCCGGTCGACGGCGGTCGCGCGTTGGCCGACGGCGACATAGACGCAGACGACGTCGGTCGATTTCTGGTTGATCATTGCCTCGACGGCGATCGACGTCTTGCCGGTGGCCCGGTCGCCGACGATGAGTTCGCGCTGACCACGGCCGAGGGCAAAGAGGCTGTCGACGACGAGAACGCCGGTTTCCATGGGCTCGGAAACGAGGTCGCGCTCGATGATGGCAGGAGCCGGGCGCTCGATCGGCTCGAACTGACTTGCGGCGATAGCCTCGTCGCGGTCGAGCGGGCGGCCGAGCGGGTCGACGACCCGCCCGAGCAGTTCCGGGCCGACGGGCACGTGCAGGACATGGCCGCTCGCCGTTACGCTGGAGCCGGCGCCAACGTTCACGCCCTCGTCGAGCAGCACGACGGACATCGTTGCCCGGTCGAGGGAAAGGACGAAGCCGGAAACATCATTCTCGAAAGTCAGTACCTCGCCGAGTTTGGCCTCGGGCAGGCCGGATACGGTGGCAATGCCGTCGCCGATCTGCTCCACCCGGCCGACGCTTGCCGCCGACGAGCCGAGGGTGATCGAATCGAGGCGTTCGAGCTTGCGGTCGAGCCAGTCGCTGTCGACGCCGACGGGCGCGGGATCGCTCATCTTGTCTCGGCCTCCTGGTCCTGGAATTCGGCGAGAATCCTGTCCAGATCGCCCCTGAGGCTGTTGCGGATCACGGCGTGCTGCGCCTCGACCTCAAGCCCGGCGATGACATCGGGATCGACGACCGGATCGAGAGCGGGCGCATGGCCGAGCACCTCGCCAATTGCCGCAGTGATTGCCGCCGTCTCCTCCTCGGTGAGCGGCCGGGCAACATGCAGCCGGAGCGGCGCATCCATGCCTGCAAGGTCGGCCCGGGTAGTTTCGGGCAGTTCGGCAATCGCTTTCGCAAGTCCTTCGGCAAAGCCCGTGACTTTCGAGGCGTCGGGCAGGCGCGACACCAGACGCCGCGCAATGGCAACGGCAAGCTGCGTCGCCTGCCGGGAGACCTCCTTGGCCGCCTCCTGCTTCTGGCGGTCGATGATGCTGGCGGCGGCCGACCGCATGTCTTCGATCTCGGCTTCAGCCTTGGCGACTAGGCTTTGGCGAGCCTCGTCGGCGTCCTGCCTCGAAGCGGCCAGCAGGCGCTCGTGCTCGGCGGCAAGGTTGCTCCGCTCCGCTGCGATGGCCGTCCTGTCCGCCTCCGCCGCCTGCTTGAGCGCTTCAGCTTCCTCAACGATTTTTCGCGCGGCAGCCTGCCGGTCCGCAATCACCTTCGCGACTGGCTTGAACAGGAATCGGGACAGAATCCAGATGAGGATGAGCGCATTGATAAGCTGAAGCGCGAGGGTCCACCAGTCGATCTGCATCGGGCTTTACGCGCCTTATTGGACGAAGGGGTTGGCAAAAAGCAGCAGCAGCGCGACGACGAGACAGTAGATCGCAGTCGTCTCGATCATCGCGAGGCCGACGAAAAGCGTGCGCGAGATTGTGCCGGCCGCTTCCGGCTGGCGGGCGATGGCGTCCATCGCGGCCGCGACGGCACGTCCTTCCGCAAGAGCTGGCCCCAGCGCGCCGAAAGACACGGCAAAGGCGGCCGCGAGGATGCTGGCGATGTCGATGACGTTCATGAAGGACTCCGGTCGGTTGAAGGGGAAGGGGCCTTGTGCGCCTCGCTGACGGCGGCGCCGATGAAGACCGTGGCAAGCACCGCGAAGATGTAGGCCTGGACGGCGCCGGTGAGCAGATCGAGCGCCATCAACGGGATCGGCACGAAAAGCCCGGCGAGCGACAGCACGATGGCGATGATGAAGGCGCCGCTCATGACGTTGCCGAAGAGGCGGACGAGCAGCGAAAAGGTCCGCGTGAACTGCTCGATGATGTTGAGCGGGATCATGAACAGCGTCGGTTCGGCAAAGGTCTTGAGATAGCCCTTGAGCCCCGCCGTACGGATTCCGAAGGCGATGGAGGCGACAAAAACGATGAGCGCAAGGGCGGCGTCGGTTTCGAGGCGGGCGGTCGGCGGTTCGACGCCCGGAAGCAGCGACGACCAGTTGGCAATCAGGATGTAGAGGAAGATCGAGCCGATCAGCCCTCGAAACGGCGCCGGGTCGCTTTGCGTCGTGTCGCGGATCTGGCTGTCGACGACACTGACGAGAAGCTCAAGCACCGCCTGCATTCGCGAGGGGGCATCGAGCGAGAGACGGCGCGTCAGCAGATAACTGCCCAAGCCGAATACGGCCATGATCGCCCAGGTCACGATGACCGGCTCGGTGATGATGGCCGGCCCGATCTGGAAGAGCGGCTTGATGGCAAGCGGCGAGTCGATCATGCCGTCGTTCCCCTCCGGCGCAGGACAATCATGCGCGCCACGGTGATGCCGATTGCCGAGGAAATGAGGGCGGTCGCGCCGAGCAGGGCCATCAGCACAAGCCCGCCGGCGAGCAGAAGAAAGCGCAACAGTTGCAGGACGAGCGCGCGTCCGGCACGCCCTTCGGCAAAACAGTCGACCGTCCAGGTGAGCGAACCGAAATAGGCCAGCCCGACAAGCAGCCCGAAGACGCCTCCTATCGCGAGGCCTGCGGCAAGCGGCAGTTCGGGCAGGATTGCGGGCAGGGTCAGCATTGTCGTGGGCTCCTCACGAGCGGTTCATCCAGCGCCAGCCGGACCAGAGCCCGACGGCGGCGCCGACCATGATCAAAGCGGCGGAAAAGGTGATGCCGCCATCGACGGCGACGTCGATCAGGTGGCCGATGTAGAGCCCGATGAGGATCGGCATGATCGTGATCCAGCCGAGCGCCCCGATCTGGCCGAGCCGGGCGCCAAGGGACGGCTCCGGCGCCTCGATCCCGGCCTTGCGACGGGCGGCATCGCGCTCCGCCGCGCTCTCCACGGGATCGTGTTCCCTTGGTGCGTCCGGCTCGCTCATGGCGCGGGCTTCCAGTCTTCGGCGGGCTCCTCCAACTGGCGCATGAGCTGTCGTACCGCGCGGGCGTGCATGCGCGTGTCCTCGACCCGGGTCCGCCGGTCGGCATCGAGATTGGCCTCGCGCATCCGCAGGACGTCCTCCCGCAGACGGTCGAGATCGGTGCCGATCACGCCTTCCCGGCAGGCAATGGCCACGTCGCGCCCGTTGGTGACGGTCATCACGCCGCCGCTGTGGGCGCAATAGCGAAGCATTCCTTCGCTGTCCCGCCAGCGCAACACGGACGGCTCCAGCACGGTGAGGAGGTCGGCGTGGCCTGGCAGCAGGCCGAAGCTGCCGCTGGCGTCTTCGGCGCGCACGGCGGCAATGTCGTCGCTGTCGATGAGAACCGTGGCGGGCGTCGTCACGCGCAGGTGCAGTCTGTCGCTCATGACATGGCCGCCTTCTCGGGCGGATGCGCCTTGCGGTCGGCGTCTTCCTTGGCGTGTGCCTCGTCGAGCGTGCCGACCATGTAGAACGAGGACTCGCGCCAGTCGTCGCAGTCTCCGTCGAGGATCGACTTGCAGCCGGCCAGCGTGTCGGCAATCGGGACCGACCGGCCCGGCAGCCCAGTGAAGGCTTCGGTCACGGAAAAAGGCTGCGTCAGAAAACGTTGCAGCCGCCGCGCCCGCCCGACCAGCCGGCGGTCCTCGACGCCGAGTTCCTCGATACCGAGAAGGGAAATGACGTCCTGAAGTTCGCGGTAATGCTCGATCACGCGCCGGACTTCGGTGGCGATCCGGGCATGTTCCTCGCCGACGATCAGGGGATCGAGCAGCACGGAGGTCGAGGCGATCGGGTCGACGGCCGGATAGATGCCTTCCGCCGCCATGGCCCGCGAGAGCACCACCATGCTGTCCACATGAGAGGCAATCGCGGTGACGGCAGGATCGGTGAAATCGTCGGCCGGCACATAGACGGCCTCGATGGCCGTCACGGCGGCGCCCGCGACGGAAGCAATGCGCTCCTGCAGGGCGGCGACTTCGGTGGCCAGCGTCGGCTGGTAGCCGACGCGCGAGGGCAGCCGTCCGAGCAGGCCGGAGACCTCGGCGCCGGCCTGGACGAAGCGAAAGACGTTGTCCATCAGCAGCAACACGTTGCGGTGCTGCTCGTCGCGGAAATACTCCGCGATCGTCAGCGCCGTCAGCGGAACGCGCCAGCGCGCGCCGGGCGGCTCGTTCATCTGGCCGTAGACGAGCACGGTGTCGCCGAGGACACCCGATTCCGTCATGTCGTTCAGCATCTCGTGGCCTTCGCGCGAGCGCTCGCCGACACCGGCAAAGACCGAAAGACCCTGGTAGCCGGCCACCATGGCGTGGATGAGTTCCATCACCAGAACGGTCTTGCCGACGCCGGCCCCGCCGAACATCGCCGCCTTGCCGCCTTGCGCGATCGGGCAGAGAAGATCGATGACCTTGATGCCGGTGGTGAAGAGGTCGGCGACGCCGGTCTGCTGGTTGAGCGGCGGCGGCGCGCGATGGATCGGACGGCGCGGCGTCTCCGGACCAAGGGGAGGGGCCTTGTCGCCGGTCCGGCCCGTGACGTCGAGAAGCCGGCCGAGAACGGCATCGCCGACCGGCACCTCGACCGGTCCGCCAATCGGACGCACGGTCATGCCGCGTCCAAGGCCTGTCGTCGCGTGCAGGGCCAGCGCGCGCACGCTGGTCTCATCCAGGTGGGCCTGAACCTCGGCCATCACCTTGAGGCCGTCCTCGCCCTCGATCTCCAGCGCATCCTCGATGGCGGGCAGGGCACCCGCCGGAAAGGCAACGTCCAGCACGGCCCCGCGAAGGGCGATCACCGTTCCTGTCGCCATGTCTGGACTGGCCGTGTCTGGACTGGCCGTGCCGCTGCCTGCCATCCGCGCCTTCCACTTTCGCTCGGGTCATCGAGGCTGCCGTCATCCGGCTGATAGTTGACGAATGATAGGAGATTTCAAAGCGGATGCATTGATTTCGATCATAAGGAAACCGACCTATATTGCGCTGCATCAAGGCGCCTTGTGCGGTGCGCTGCTAATGCGGCCCGGCTCATCCTCTCGCGATCCTCCCCCAGGAAAGGATGCCTTCATGACCAATTCGACGCCGCAAAGCCTGATCATCGAAAACCGGACCTTCGACGAGATCAAGCTCGGCGACAACGCCTCGATCTCCCGCACCATCTCGGCCGAGGACATTCAGCTTTTTGCCGTGGTCTCCGGCGACGTCAATCCGGCCCATCTCGACCCGGAGTATGCCGAAACGGACATGTTTCATCGGGTGATCGCCCACGGCATGCTGGGCGCGGGTCTGATCTCCAGCGTCCTCGGCACCATCCTGCCCGGCCCGGGCACGATCTACCTCGGCCAGGACCTGAAATTCCTCGCCCCGGTCGACATCGGCGATACGATCACCGCCACCGTGACGGTCACCGGCAGGGACGGTGACAAGGGCGACCTCGTGCTCGACTGCCTGTGCACCAACCAGAAAGGCAGGACGGTCATCGCCGGCACGGCGCATGTGCGTGCGCCGAAGGAGAAGATCAGGCGGCCCCGCGTCGATCTGCCGACCGTGCGCCTCGACAACGGCGATCTGAAGCCGCCGACGATTCTCTCCTCGCCGGCTCAGGCGCGGCCCGTTGTCGATCTGAGAGGCAAGCGCGGTCTTGTGATCGGCATTGCCAACGACAAGAGCATCGCCGCCGGCTGCTCGGAGGTTTTCTACCGTGCCGGAGCGCGTCTGGCTGCCACCTATCTGAACGAGAAGGCCGAGCCTTTCGTGCGTCCCGTCACGGACCGGCTCGGCTGCGAACTGGTGATGCCCTGCGACGTTCGGCAGCCGGGGCAACTCGAGGCGGTCTTCGAGAGGATCGAACGGGAATGGGGCGGCCTCGACTTCCTCGTCCATTCCATCGCCTTCGCCTCAAAGGAAGACCTGCACGGGCGCGTGGTGGACGCCAGCGCTGATGGCTTCGCGCTTGCGATGGACGTCTCCTGCCATTCCTTCATCCGCATGGCGCATCTGGCCGAGCCGCTGATGAAGGATGGCGGCACGCTGCTGGCCATGACCTTCTATGGATCCGAACGGGTGGTCGATCACTACAATCTCATGGGGCCGGTCAAGGCGGCGCTGGAGAGTTCGGTAAAGTATCTGGCGGCCGAACTCGGCCCGAAAGGCATTCGCGCCCATGCCATTTCGCCGGGGCCGATCCGCACCCGGGCGGCAAGCGGCATCGACCGTTTCGACGCGCTGATGGAGGCGGCAGCGGCCAGAGCCCCCGAACGCTTGCTTATCGATATCAGCGATGTCGGCAACCTCGCCGCCTTCCTTGTCAGCGATTCCGCCCGGCACATGACGGGCACCATCATTCCGGTGGATGGCGGTGCCCATCTGATGGCCTGAGGCGTCGGGTTTAAAACCGTGCCGACCACGGACAGCGAACTGTGAGGCAAGGCGCCCCACAGTCTGCCGTTGATCCGTCAAAAGCTGTTGCGGCTCTCGCTCCTCGGATCGTCTTTCGCCTGATGCGGATCATAGATGCCGCCTCGGGCGGTTCTCCGCCATGGTCGGGCGGGATGGGCCGGGTCGATCTCGACAGTCGCAACGGCAAGCGACGGCGTGCCGTCGCAGCGACACTGCGCGGCCCATGAACCGTCCGGCGCCGCGATCCCCGACGGGGCAACCCGGCTTTGCGGCGCGTGGGCGGAAAAGCTCACCCAACACCAACAGCTTGCCGCATGGCCCAACGCCTCGGCCGCGAAGGCGGACGCGTTGACCGTCGACTCGCCTGTCGTCGAAAACAGCATGCAATCGACGTTGAGCCGCTCGTATTCGAGGAAGATTTCGGGAAAGTGCGTTTCCATGCCGAGCGCGCAGCCGAAACGGACGCCGTCGACCTCGAATGTCACCGGCATCAGGCCCGGCGAATACATGTACGAGACTTTCGTGTTCGACAGCATGCGTTCGTCGTAGCGCGTGACCAGCTCGCCGAGATCGGACAGGACATAGAGGCTGTTGTGCGGACGGTGCGGCGGGGTGAGCCGATGCACCGACCCGAGGACTGCCCAGAGCCCGAGATCGCGCGCCAGCCTCCGTGTCGTGTCCAGTTCTTCGCGCAGAACGGCCCATTCGAACCGGTCCCAGTCCGAAGGGCCGATGTCACGTGGGCCCTGGCTGGACATGATGCGCTTGTTGGGTGAGCAGGTCGCGCCTTCGGGAAAGTGCACCAGCCTTGCCCCGGCATCATGCGCCTCACGCATCATGCACCGGATTTCGCATCCGCTGGCCCGAAGACCGTCAACGTCGCGGGGATCGTTGAAGAGCGTCGTTTGCGCAACGGCAATCCGGATCGATCTGGCACCCGGATCGGTTCTTTGAGGCAAGCTCTGGCGAATGTGCCGGAGGGCGGATGTGTAGGATTCGCCGGTCTTGGCGGCGCGGGCGCGAACGCGCTGCTTGAGATTTCGATTTCGTGTCATGGTCAGGCCTTCCACGTCCCGGACACGAGTTCCCCAGCAACCATGCCCGAAACGGTCGGACCACAACGGCGACCCGAGACCAAAGTCCCTTTGCCTCCGTGAAAGACCATGCTGGGGAAGGCCTCGGGAGGTTCGGCGTGGGTCACGCCAGATCACGAGATTGCCGGCCACGTCCAGATTCGTCAACGCCCTGACGCGACGCTGCGCCCGCCGCCTTATTGCTGGAGAACATAGGATCCGGGTGCATCCTGCAGCGGCGGCAGGCCCTTGTCCTGTGCACCCATCGTCGGCGGTGCGATCTGCCCGTCGGAAGAACGGGCCGCGAGCCAGTCGGCCCAGGCCGGCCACCACGATCCCTCGTGGACCGGACTGATCTCCAGCCATTCGTCGGCGCTGTGGTGAAGGTCGTCCGCCTTCAT is part of the Hartmannibacter diazotrophicus genome and encodes:
- a CDS encoding AtpZ/AtpI family protein — encoded protein: MSEPDAPREHDPVESAAERDAARRKAGIEAPEPSLGARLGQIGALGWITIMPILIGLYIGHLIDVAVDGGITFSAALIMVGAAVGLWSGWRWMNRS
- a CDS encoding F0F1 ATP synthase subunit C; the encoded protein is MNVIDIASILAAAFAVSFGALGPALAEGRAVAAAMDAIARQPEAAGTISRTLFVGLAMIETTAIYCLVVALLLLFANPFVQ
- a CDS encoding ATP synthase subunit I, whose amino-acid sequence is MLTLPAILPELPLAAGLAIGGVFGLLVGLAYFGSLTWTVDCFAEGRAGRALVLQLLRFLLLAGGLVLMALLGATALISSAIGITVARMIVLRRRGTTA
- a CDS encoding F0F1 ATP synthase subunit A, with translation MIDSPLAIKPLFQIGPAIITEPVIVTWAIMAVFGLGSYLLTRRLSLDAPSRMQAVLELLVSVVDSQIRDTTQSDPAPFRGLIGSIFLYILIANWSSLLPGVEPPTARLETDAALALIVFVASIAFGIRTAGLKGYLKTFAEPTLFMIPLNIIEQFTRTFSLLVRLFGNVMSGAFIIAIVLSLAGLFVPIPLMALDLLTGAVQAYIFAVLATVFIGAAVSEAHKAPSPSTDRSPS
- a CDS encoding carbon-nitrogen hydrolase family protein; the encoded protein is MTRNRNLKQRVRARAAKTGESYTSALRHIRQSLPQRTDPGARSIRIAVAQTTLFNDPRDVDGLRASGCEIRCMMREAHDAGARLVHFPEGATCSPNKRIMSSQGPRDIGPSDWDRFEWAVLREELDTTRRLARDLGLWAVLGSVHRLTPPHRPHNSLYVLSDLGELVTRYDERMLSNTKVSYMYSPGLMPVTFEVDGVRFGCALGMETHFPEIFLEYERLNVDCMLFSTTGESTVNASAFAAEALGHAASCWCWVSFSAHAPQSRVAPSGIAAPDGSWAAQCRCDGTPSLAVATVEIDPAHPARPWRRTARGGIYDPHQAKDDPRSESRNSF
- the atpD gene encoding F0F1 ATP synthase subunit beta: MATGTVIALRGAVLDVAFPAGALPAIEDALEIEGEDGLKVMAEVQAHLDETSVRALALHATTGLGRGMTVRPIGGPVEVPVGDAVLGRLLDVTGRTGDKAPPLGPETPRRPIHRAPPPLNQQTGVADLFTTGIKVIDLLCPIAQGGKAAMFGGAGVGKTVLVMELIHAMVAGYQGLSVFAGVGERSREGHEMLNDMTESGVLGDTVLVYGQMNEPPGARWRVPLTALTIAEYFRDEQHRNVLLLMDNVFRFVQAGAEVSGLLGRLPSRVGYQPTLATEVAALQERIASVAGAAVTAIEAVYVPADDFTDPAVTAIASHVDSMVVLSRAMAAEGIYPAVDPIASTSVLLDPLIVGEEHARIATEVRRVIEHYRELQDVISLLGIEELGVEDRRLVGRARRLQRFLTQPFSVTEAFTGLPGRSVPIADTLAGCKSILDGDCDDWRESSFYMVGTLDEAHAKEDADRKAHPPEKAAMS
- a CDS encoding F0F1 ATP synthase subunit gamma, translated to MSDRLAGVERRIATTHQLSAIITAMRGIAAVRSHEARQQLDGIRAYSAMVGHGIAHALALGEADALPDARPLSPHEDGRPGGRHAVIAFTAEQGFAGSFSERVLEQALTLLDFAHRHDTALLLIGDRGLMAAAERDVRPDWQAPMIARVDQAAALANRIMGELLRRFGLGHLESVSVVYAMPSHSGASDIVKRRLVPFDYSRFPPVRQENPPLTTLAADALLSKLSAEYMFAELCEAVILSFAAENEARVAAMIAARQSVDDTLSDLTAKSRLLRQDAITSELVELAGGARARKRSKAQRNRKA
- a CDS encoding F0F1 ATP synthase subunit delta translates to MQIDWWTLALQLINALILIWILSRFLFKPVAKVIADRQAAARKIVEEAEALKQAAEADRTAIAAERSNLAAEHERLLAASRQDADEARQSLVAKAEAEIEDMRSAAASIIDRQKQEAAKEVSRQATQLAVAIARRLVSRLPDASKVTGFAEGLAKAIAELPETTRADLAGMDAPLRLHVARPLTEEETAAITAAIGEVLGHAPALDPVVDPDVIAGLEVEAQHAVIRNSLRGDLDRILAEFQDQEAETR
- the fabI gene encoding enoyl-ACP reductase FabI produces the protein MLSSPAQARPVVDLRGKRGLVIGIANDKSIAAGCSEVFYRAGARLAATYLNEKAEPFVRPVTDRLGCELVMPCDVRQPGQLEAVFERIEREWGGLDFLVHSIAFASKEDLHGRVVDASADGFALAMDVSCHSFIRMAHLAEPLMKDGGTLLAMTFYGSERVVDHYNLMGPVKAALESSVKYLAAELGPKGIRAHAISPGPIRTRAASGIDRFDALMEAAAARAPERLLIDISDVGNLAAFLVSDSARHMTGTIIPVDGGAHLMA
- a CDS encoding F0F1 ATP synthase subunit epsilon, with amino-acid sequence MSDRLHLRVTTPATVLIDSDDIAAVRAEDASGSFGLLPGHADLLTVLEPSVLRWRDSEGMLRYCAHSGGVMTVTNGRDVAIACREGVIGTDLDRLREDVLRMREANLDADRRTRVEDTRMHARAVRQLMRQLEEPAEDWKPAP
- a CDS encoding F0F1 ATP synthase subunit alpha; protein product: MSDPAPVGVDSDWLDRKLERLDSITLGSSAASVGRVEQIGDGIATVSGLPEAKLGEVLTFENDVSGFVLSLDRATMSVVLLDEGVNVGAGSSVTASGHVLHVPVGPELLGRVVDPLGRPLDRDEAIAASQFEPIERPAPAIIERDLVSEPMETGVLVVDSLFALGRGQRELIVGDRATGKTSIAVEAMINQKSTDVVCVYVAVGQRATAVDRVIEAVQAHGAPERCIFVVAQAASAPGLQWMAPFAGFTMAEYFRDRGQDALIIVDDLSKHAATHRELALLTNEPPGREAYPGDIFYLHARLLERAARLSPERGGGSLTALPIAETDAANLSAYIPTNLISITDGQIVLSADLFAANQRPAVDVGLSVSRVGGKAQKKALRDVSGRVRLDYSQFLELEMFTRFGGLSDTRVKAQIARGQRIRALLTQPRFASLRLVDQVALLAGLGEGLLDPLPIAAINALRRSLPSFLDAHAGEAVSRVTTSGLLDDECRAAFLAAVRELCARLTGTAPSEGGTP